In one window of Thermomicrobiales bacterium DNA:
- a CDS encoding DUF3303 family protein gives MLFYCRFTWYPGTSREEVARRVVEQDGINNDFANRIKSWHTLAGGGAGFLMVEAETPRDISEILEPYMDLMSWDVHAVTSNTYKEKVAELKKQIKDM, from the coding sequence ATGCTCTTCTACTGCCGTTTCACCTGGTACCCCGGCACCTCGCGCGAAGAAGTCGCGCGCCGGGTGGTCGAGCAAGACGGGATCAACAACGATTTCGCCAACCGCATCAAAAGCTGGCACACCCTGGCCGGCGGCGGCGCCGGGTTCCTGATGGTCGAAGCGGAAACCCCGCGCGACATCAGCGAAATCCTGGAGCCCTACATGGATCTCATGTCCTGGGATGTGCACGCGGTGACCAGCAACACCTACAAGGAAAAGGTCGCCGAGCTCAAGAAACAGATCAAGGACATGTAG
- a CDS encoding putative toxin-antitoxin system toxin component, PIN family: MRVVVDANVFLSFLIFPKRSSAASTVVIRAIAGDFVLVFPSGIADEMRSKVREKPYFRDRIDPAQVEALLTLIAQVALAPSAGATAPVSSRDPKDDYLLVAAAGDGVEFLVTGDRDLLDIVAPVGYPMIVTPAQFLYLLDSEPTTGR; the protein is encoded by the coding sequence GTGCGTGTCGTCGTCGATGCGAACGTTTTTCTCAGTTTCCTCATCTTTCCCAAGAGGTCCTCGGCTGCGAGCACAGTAGTGATCCGGGCCATCGCCGGGGATTTCGTTCTCGTTTTCCCATCGGGGATCGCGGACGAGATGCGCTCGAAAGTCCGCGAAAAGCCGTACTTTCGTGACCGAATCGACCCGGCCCAAGTGGAGGCCCTGCTCACTTTGATTGCACAGGTCGCGCTGGCGCCAAGTGCGGGTGCCACGGCGCCAGTTTCGAGCCGCGATCCCAAAGATGATTATCTTCTGGTTGCCGCAGCAGGAGATGGCGTGGAGTTCCTGGTTACCGGCGACCGGGATCTGCTGGACATCGTTGCCCCGGTTGGATATCCCATGATCGTGACGCCGGCGCAGTTTCTCTACCTCCTGGACTCGGAGCCAACCACAGGGCGATGA
- a CDS encoding LuxR C-terminal-related transcriptional regulator, with translation MTDAPRPFRQVTPIQLHPTPERQPAPLPRPLTSFIGRAQEQRELTALITREDLQLVTLVGPAGVGKTRLAVQTATDLQSRFAVVGFASLASVAAPELIVPTAGKALGIREPTPSRIADQLAGLPTLLVLDNLEQVPDAANVLALLLEACVSLIVLATSRAVLHVSGEHVVPVQPFVVEPSDAGDRLAESPAIQLFVARAHAADPTFVLNPDTIEPIARICQQLDGLPLAIELAAGQARMLTPQAILNRIDQRFALLAHGPADQPERQRSLERAIRWSYDLLTPHQQRALRALGVFTGGFSEDAASHVALNGESPLPVLSALIDASLVLRSAHPDGEPRFALLESIRAFCLLELQAHDEESAVREAHAAYYLNLAAGAEPRLIVIGSATWVHRLAIEHGNLRDAVEWSLSQRAPKPVLALGGTMLSMAYAQGELEESRAWLERALTLVEPSPDAQLCDAHFAASALAQVQGDFACAVDHATRSLEIARAANYPFGEGRALLGLGISAEWNHDLDLAEQCYRDAQSIMQTLDAATHRSHWRVLPLANLADIALIRKRYREAIELGSEAVDAWREAGYLWGIAQALGTVAAARCELGDVQGARRDYRETLELWVSCADGRGIAGAIAGIAAIAHHTGDPLMAASLLKRAWGIREQLGLDFLAHHLYAEQVRATVLSATGSSSAWRDPPISEKRTIDEAVAEAMAVLDQETPVRRGNPRLTLSPRELEVLAYVIEGLHDREIADRLCISPRTVQSHVLAILNKLGARSRAEAVAIALRSNLL, from the coding sequence ATGACCGACGCGCCTCGCCCATTTCGGCAGGTCACGCCTATCCAGCTCCACCCGACGCCTGAACGGCAGCCGGCGCCGCTGCCTCGCCCGCTCACGTCGTTCATCGGCCGTGCGCAGGAACAGCGCGAGCTCACCGCGCTCATCACCCGCGAGGATCTGCAGCTCGTCACGCTGGTTGGACCGGCCGGTGTCGGCAAGACCCGCCTCGCCGTGCAAACGGCCACCGATCTCCAATCCAGGTTCGCGGTCGTTGGATTCGCATCGCTGGCCTCGGTGGCCGCACCTGAGCTGATAGTCCCCACGGCCGGAAAGGCGCTTGGCATCCGCGAACCAACGCCCAGCCGCATCGCCGACCAGCTGGCCGGGCTTCCCACCTTGCTCGTGCTCGACAATCTCGAGCAGGTTCCAGATGCGGCCAACGTATTGGCGCTCCTTCTGGAGGCATGCGTTTCGCTGATCGTGCTGGCCACCAGCCGCGCCGTGCTTCATGTGAGCGGCGAGCATGTGGTTCCCGTGCAACCCTTCGTTGTCGAGCCGTCCGATGCGGGCGACCGACTGGCCGAATCGCCCGCGATCCAGCTCTTCGTCGCGCGTGCCCACGCGGCCGACCCTACCTTTGTGTTGAATCCCGACACGATCGAGCCGATCGCGCGCATCTGCCAACAGCTCGACGGGCTTCCGCTCGCCATCGAGCTCGCCGCGGGGCAGGCCCGCATGCTGACGCCGCAAGCGATTCTGAACCGGATCGATCAGCGGTTCGCGCTGCTGGCGCACGGTCCCGCCGACCAACCCGAACGACAACGCAGTCTCGAACGCGCCATCCGGTGGAGCTACGATCTGCTCACCCCGCATCAGCAGCGGGCGCTCCGAGCGCTCGGCGTCTTTACCGGGGGGTTCTCCGAGGACGCCGCCAGCCATGTTGCGCTGAACGGGGAGTCGCCGCTCCCGGTGCTTTCCGCGCTGATCGATGCCAGCCTGGTGCTACGGTCTGCGCATCCCGACGGCGAGCCGCGGTTCGCGCTGCTCGAATCGATCCGCGCGTTCTGTCTGCTCGAACTTCAGGCGCACGACGAAGAATCCGCGGTGCGGGAGGCGCACGCGGCCTACTACCTGAACCTTGCCGCTGGCGCCGAACCGCGGCTGATCGTCATCGGATCGGCCACATGGGTCCACCGGCTCGCGATCGAGCATGGCAACCTGCGGGATGCGGTCGAATGGTCTCTGAGCCAACGCGCCCCGAAACCGGTGCTTGCCCTGGGCGGAACGATGCTCTCCATGGCCTATGCCCAGGGAGAACTGGAGGAAAGCCGCGCCTGGTTGGAGCGCGCGCTCACCCTGGTCGAACCCTCGCCCGATGCGCAACTCTGCGATGCGCACTTTGCCGCCTCGGCCCTTGCGCAAGTGCAGGGCGATTTCGCGTGCGCGGTCGATCACGCCACCCGCAGTCTGGAGATCGCCCGGGCGGCCAACTATCCCTTCGGGGAGGGGAGAGCGCTGCTCGGGCTCGGTATCAGCGCCGAATGGAATCACGACCTCGATTTGGCCGAGCAATGCTACCGCGACGCCCAATCCATCATGCAGACCCTCGACGCCGCCACGCACCGCTCGCATTGGCGTGTCCTCCCGCTGGCAAACCTGGCCGATATCGCGCTGATCCGCAAACGCTATCGGGAAGCGATCGAGCTGGGGTCGGAAGCCGTCGACGCCTGGCGGGAAGCAGGCTATCTCTGGGGTATTGCCCAGGCGCTGGGCACCGTGGCCGCCGCGCGCTGCGAGCTCGGCGACGTGCAGGGCGCGCGCCGCGACTATCGAGAAACGCTCGAACTCTGGGTCAGCTGCGCCGATGGCCGCGGCATTGCCGGCGCCATCGCCGGGATCGCGGCGATCGCCCACCATACCGGCGATCCGCTCATGGCGGCCTCGTTGCTGAAACGTGCCTGGGGGATCCGCGAGCAACTCGGACTGGATTTTCTGGCGCATCATCTCTACGCCGAGCAGGTGCGCGCCACGGTGCTCTCGGCCACCGGCAGCAGTTCCGCCTGGCGCGACCCGCCGATCTCCGAGAAACGAACGATCGACGAGGCGGTCGCGGAGGCGATGGCTGTGCTCGACCAGGAGACACCGGTGCGCCGTGGCAATCCGCGCCTGACGCTCAGTCCGCGGGAGCTCGAAGTGTTGGCCTACGTGATCGAAGGGTTGCACGACCGCGAGATTGCCGACCGCCTCTGCATCAGCCCGCGCACCGTCCAGTCCCACGTGCTCGCGATTCTCAACAAGCTTGGCGCCCGTTCCCGCGCGGAAGCCGTCGCCATCGCGCTTCGGAGCAATCTCCTCTAG
- a CDS encoding type II toxin-antitoxin system Phd/YefM family antitoxin, translating into MSTRTVSATEAKNRFGAYLKMATKDGDAVIVENHHAPSAVIISFDEYRRLCKAQETLDRQRRLEELDRIIEIQAERNSDLTEEMAEALIQRYLAEDREARRKDAHTSGN; encoded by the coding sequence ATGAGCACACGAACTGTCAGCGCGACAGAAGCCAAGAATCGGTTTGGCGCCTATCTCAAGATGGCCACCAAAGATGGCGATGCGGTCATCGTGGAGAACCACCATGCACCATCGGCGGTGATCATTTCGTTCGATGAGTATCGGCGGCTCTGCAAGGCGCAAGAGACGCTGGATCGGCAACGGCGACTGGAGGAGCTCGACCGCATTATCGAAATTCAGGCAGAACGCAACAGCGATCTCACGGAAGAAATGGCCGAGGCGCTCATCCAGCGGTACCTCGCCGAGGATCGCGAAGCACGCCGCAAAGACGCGCACACGTCAGGAAACTAG
- a CDS encoding Type 1 glutamine amidotransferase-like domain-containing protein translates to MPIVAIGGGEMKLGDTLPIDRYIVERTGAQWPIALFIPTASSDSEDYAQIVSDIYGGQLGCAIEVLRLIKNPPPYERIAELIRGADLIYVGGGNTLKMMRLWRRLGVDQLLLEAHAAGKVLCGLSAGALCWFDYGHSDSMSFYHPDDWDYIRVKCLGMLPFTGCPHYDGEGRDQSFQKMIARDGGIGIAIDDCAAFEVDGDRFRVHSARENAGAYRVERVRGKVMQTPIEIQPAFQPLSALQ, encoded by the coding sequence ATGCCGATCGTAGCCATTGGCGGCGGCGAAATGAAGCTGGGCGACACGCTGCCGATCGACCGATACATCGTCGAACGCACCGGCGCGCAATGGCCGATTGCGCTCTTCATTCCCACGGCCAGCAGCGACTCGGAGGACTACGCCCAGATCGTTTCCGACATCTACGGCGGCCAGCTCGGCTGCGCCATCGAAGTCCTGCGGTTGATCAAGAACCCGCCGCCGTACGAGCGCATCGCCGAGCTCATCCGCGGCGCCGACCTGATCTATGTCGGCGGCGGGAATACCCTCAAGATGATGCGCCTTTGGCGCCGGCTCGGGGTCGACCAGCTCCTGCTGGAAGCGCATGCAGCCGGCAAGGTGCTCTGCGGGCTCAGCGCGGGCGCGCTCTGCTGGTTCGACTACGGGCACAGCGACTCGATGAGCTTCTATCACCCGGACGATTGGGACTATATCCGCGTCAAGTGCCTGGGAATGCTCCCCTTCACCGGCTGTCCGCATTACGACGGGGAGGGGCGGGACCAGAGCTTCCAGAAGATGATTGCGCGTGACGGCGGGATCGGCATCGCTATCGACGATTGCGCTGCCTTCGAGGTCGATGGCGATCGGTTCCGCGTCCATTCCGCCCGTGAGAACGCCGGCGCCTACCGGGTGGAACGCGTGCGTGGAAAGGTGATGCAAACGCCTATTGAGATCCAGCCAGCGTTTCAGCCCCTGAGCGCTCTCCAGTAG
- a CDS encoding SOS response-associated peptidase: MCGRYVLEAPEDLSERFQLRQLSIQLPHTWNAAPTNRLPVIVEHREGEREAELMQWGLIPRWAKKGDKKGLAPINARAETINEKPMFRHLVKRNRCLVPANGFYEWKNLGDHKQPYYITVPDDPLFAFAGLYESYVDDDGEETSTYTIITTEPNELMATLHNRMPVILHKQDEEEWLDPEVTDPLQVERLLVPYPSDEMEAYPVSRKVGNTRNNSPDLIEPIEE, translated from the coding sequence ATGTGTGGACGTTATGTACTCGAAGCCCCGGAGGATCTGTCCGAGCGGTTTCAGCTGCGGCAGTTGTCGATCCAGCTCCCGCATACGTGGAACGCCGCGCCGACGAATCGCCTGCCGGTGATCGTGGAGCACCGCGAGGGCGAGCGGGAAGCGGAATTGATGCAGTGGGGGTTGATTCCGCGCTGGGCAAAGAAGGGCGACAAGAAAGGCTTGGCGCCGATCAATGCCCGGGCGGAGACGATCAACGAAAAACCGATGTTCCGCCATCTGGTGAAGCGCAACCGATGCCTGGTGCCGGCCAACGGGTTCTATGAATGGAAGAACCTGGGCGATCACAAACAGCCGTACTACATCACCGTGCCGGACGATCCGCTTTTTGCCTTTGCCGGGTTGTACGAGTCGTATGTCGATGACGACGGTGAGGAAACGAGCACCTACACCATCATCACGACCGAGCCGAACGAGCTGATGGCGACCTTGCACAACCGCATGCCGGTGATCCTGCACAAGCAGGACGAGGAAGAGTGGCTCGATCCCGAGGTGACGGATCCGTTGCAGGTCGAGCGCTTGCTGGTCCCCTACCCCTCCGACGAGATGGAAGCGTATCCGGTGAGCCGCAAGGTCGGGAATACGCGGAACAACAGCCCGGACTTGATCGAACCAATCGAGGAGTAG